In Haemophilus parainfluenzae, the sequence GATCATCGGGTAACGTTTCATTCCAAATATACTGCACGTTAAAGCCTCGCGCCTTACATTCCGCATGCAATGCATCATACCGTTTCTTTAAAAACGCCAATTTATTAAAGAAAAAACGCACATGCCCTTCACCTAATTTATATTCCGTAGACTGTCCTTTCAAATGAAATTTACCTTTCGCCACGGCGTTAGGAATGCGGGTTAATTCACGATGTTCAGCTAAAAGATGCTGATCACAAAGTTCCTCAGGCGGAACAAGATTAATTCGAGTCATAAACGATACCAAAGAAAAAGGAACATAGTACGGGGCATAAATGTATTTGTCTATTATTTACCTATCTCTTTAAGAAATATCCTAGTATTTTAGAAAGATATTTATCCGAGTATTTTAATAAAGTATTGATCTATTCCTAATAAAATGTATCATAGCAAAGAATTTACTAATCAATTTTAGAAGGTATTACTTTCTTCGATTTTTACACAACTCTACCTTTATTTAGGAGTAATATATGAACATGAAAACCACAATCCTTGCCTCGCTTCTCGCTTTAACATTAACTGGATGTAGTGCGTTAAACAGCGCAACTGTTTCTGAAGAAAAACTTAAAGAGAAAGCGGCATTTGCACTGAATACTGATGCCAGCGCAGTTAAAATCAGCAATCGTTCAAACGAAGGCGTACAAATTAACTTTACCGCAACTGTAGGCAAACGTTCACACCAATGTTATGTCACAAATGCATTAACCTTCTTTGGTCCAGCCACTTCTGGTGCAGTGTGTAACGGTGGTCGTGGAAGTACAGGGAAATCTACTGGCTCTTGCAACGACTTATTACGCGCAGCAGGGCAATGCTCATAATCTAAACTGAGAAAAAGATGTCATAAATGGCATCTTTTTCTTCATACAAAGATATTCCAATATGAAATTTTTACTTTTTTTAACTCATTTCATCGTCTTGTTATTTAGTGCTTATTTCTACTTCAACTTTGACGTGCGTTGGGTGCAAGTTATTGGTTATAACTTAGCATTCAACGAGCCTGTGGCTAATAGTCTAAATCATTCTATTAATATCTATTTTAAACTTATTGCCATTACCACTTTTAGCTATCTCTTTTTTGCTATTTTTCAACGTTTTTATCGTCGCTTTGCAATGTTACTATGGATGGCGGAAGCTGGAGTATTCGGGAAATATTTATTTGCTTTGAATGCGCTACAAAGCACCGATTATGATGGCATATTCCAAACCTCATCGGTTTATATTTATTTTTTATGCCCATTATTGTTAAGTTTGTTATCCTACCTTTATTGTAAGAAATAAAACAAGTAAACTCATAACTTAGCAATTCAAAAGGGTTTGCAAGCGGTTAAATTTTGTGGGAATTTTACCAATTCCGCCATTCAACAAGGAATTCAACATGAAAAAATTATTTTTATTCGCTTTATGTACTTTCTCTGTTTCTAGCTTTGCCTTAACCCCGCGAATAGAAACAGCATCAAACTCAGACTCGCTTATCAGTTTCCGCACTGCTAATGATGCTATTTATTGCTCTGGCGACATTCCTGGTCTAACCCCCAAAGTTGAATGTGTTACCACAATCAAAGGAAAACCGATTTTACCGCGTCCGAAAGATTGTGAATTCGAATGGGGCGAGCTATTTTCTGTTGGCGCTACCGGAAAAGCCTCACTTGTTTGTGCAAGTGATACCCCCGCTGTGCCAGACTCTCAGATCTTAAAAGACGGCGAAACGATTAAAGGCAAAGGCTGGCAATGTACTGCTTCGGGCGATTCATTAACTTGCTCAAACCAAGAAAAACACGGTTTTAAAATTAGCCAAGCAAAACAAAAATTATTTTAGTTCGTAGCGTATTTGAAAAATACACAATACGTTAATTGCCTTACCACAAGAGCGGTCAAATTTTTCTCACTTTTTACAAGGAACACCAATCATGAAAAAGTCTCTTCTCTTAACGATTCTTTGTCTTCCATTTATGGCTCAAGCTAACGACAGTACGGGAACGGTCTCTACTGGTGGTGTGGAATATATTAAAAATGAGCATATTGCGATGCAAAAGGAAAACCTATTTATCAGCCAAGATAAAATTAAGGTGAAATATGAATATC encodes:
- a CDS encoding pyrimidine dimer DNA glycosylase/endonuclease V; the encoded protein is MTRINLVPPEELCDQHLLAEHRELTRIPNAVAKGKFHLKGQSTEYKLGEGHVRFFFNKLAFLKKRYDALHAECKARGFNVQYIWNETLPDDPSLWLDYEATEAALQINRERIQERMPLKARFTPHLPKGGQK
- a CDS encoding DUF6636 domain-containing protein, which translates into the protein MKKLFLFALCTFSVSSFALTPRIETASNSDSLISFRTANDAIYCSGDIPGLTPKVECVTTIKGKPILPRPKDCEFEWGELFSVGATGKASLVCASDTPAVPDSQILKDGETIKGKGWQCTASGDSLTCSNQEKHGFKISQAKQKLF